In Halobaculum sp. XH14, a single genomic region encodes these proteins:
- a CDS encoding undecaprenyl-diphosphate phosphatase, whose amino-acid sequence MDRSLLVALVVGALQGVFEWLPISSEGNIALALSFLGRAPDDAVAFALFLHLGTALSATAYYRGDLREVLGLLPAWRPAEAFEGKQATVTFLAVGTLVSGVVGIAAYATLDAVVSELTGGLFVVLVGALLVLTGVFQRLSTRLGLGGRTEPDLLDAVIVGLAQGVAILPGVSRSGTTTGVLLLRGHDGPDAFRFSFLLSIPAAVGGGLLAYLDAGLADVTLAAAAVSLAAAALVGYLTIDALMRVVERVSFWVVCVALGGLAMLGGLLLV is encoded by the coding sequence ATGGACCGATCGCTGCTCGTGGCGCTCGTCGTCGGGGCGCTCCAGGGCGTGTTCGAGTGGCTGCCCATCTCCAGCGAGGGGAACATCGCGCTCGCGCTCTCGTTCCTGGGTCGTGCGCCCGACGACGCCGTCGCCTTTGCACTCTTTTTGCATCTCGGGACGGCGCTGTCGGCGACGGCCTACTACCGCGGCGACCTCCGCGAGGTGCTCGGGCTGCTCCCGGCGTGGCGTCCCGCGGAGGCGTTCGAGGGCAAGCAGGCGACCGTGACGTTCCTCGCGGTCGGCACGCTCGTCTCGGGCGTCGTCGGCATCGCCGCCTACGCGACGCTCGACGCGGTCGTCTCGGAGCTCACCGGCGGGCTGTTCGTCGTGCTGGTGGGCGCGCTGCTCGTCCTCACCGGGGTGTTCCAGCGGCTCTCGACGCGCTTGGGCCTCGGCGGGCGCACGGAGCCGGACCTGCTGGACGCGGTCATCGTCGGCCTCGCCCAGGGCGTCGCCATCCTCCCCGGCGTCTCCCGGTCGGGAACCACGACAGGCGTGCTGTTGCTCCGTGGCCACGACGGGCCCGACGCGTTCAGGTTCTCGTTTCTCCTGTCGATTCCCGCGGCCGTGGGCGGCGGGCTGCTCGCGTACCTCGACGCCGGACTCGCGGACGTGACGCTCGCCGCGGCCGCCGTCTCGCTCGCCGCGGCCGCGCTCGTCGGCTATCTCACCATCGACGCGCTGATGCGGGTCGTCGAGCGGGTGTCGTTCTGGGTCGTCTGTGTCGCGCTCGGCGGGCTGGCGATGCTCGGCGGGCTGCTGCTCGTCTAG
- a CDS encoding sugar phosphate nucleotidyltransferase gives MELDSAVVLAAGEGQRLRPLTRHRPKPMLPAANRPILEYVLDALVNAGIDDLHVVVGYERDRVQNHFGSTYRDRPITYHVQRKQLGSGHALLRVRDTIDEDFLVVNGDEVLANEMIDAVLSAHTTEDVATLAVVESEEAPMYGAVGLDGDTVTELVERPDRDGYRLLNAGVYAFGPSVFSDLEATPRTDGELGLTDAIAAVIERGGHVRGVHADGLRSEVTYPWDLLELAGRLLERGLVDEPERGDGAYLAESARVHPDATLFAPVVVGPDAVVEPGAVVGPDVALGRNATVEAGATVRRSVVDDDTRVGANATLADTVTGQGAVVGAGATVPAGPSDVRVGTRIHEDRRLGCVLADRAHLGGGATVVPGSLVGPGARVGPGAVVDGNVAADAEVTR, from the coding sequence ATGGAACTCGACTCCGCCGTCGTCCTCGCCGCGGGCGAGGGCCAGCGCCTCCGCCCGCTCACCCGTCACCGGCCGAAACCGATGCTTCCGGCCGCGAACCGACCGATCCTCGAGTACGTGCTCGACGCGCTCGTCAACGCCGGCATCGACGACCTCCACGTCGTCGTCGGCTACGAGCGCGACCGGGTCCAGAACCACTTCGGCTCGACCTACCGGGACCGGCCGATCACCTACCACGTCCAGCGCAAGCAGCTCGGCAGCGGCCACGCCCTCCTCCGGGTCCGCGATACCATCGACGAGGACTTCCTCGTCGTCAACGGCGACGAGGTGCTCGCGAACGAGATGATCGACGCCGTCCTCTCGGCCCACACCACCGAGGACGTGGCGACCCTGGCGGTCGTCGAGTCCGAGGAGGCGCCGATGTACGGCGCGGTCGGCCTCGACGGCGACACCGTCACCGAGCTGGTCGAGCGGCCCGACCGCGACGGTTACCGGCTGCTGAACGCCGGCGTGTACGCCTTCGGCCCCTCCGTCTTCTCCGATCTGGAGGCCACGCCGCGGACCGACGGCGAACTCGGGCTCACGGACGCCATCGCGGCCGTCATCGAGCGCGGCGGCCACGTCCGGGGGGTCCACGCGGACGGGCTCCGCTCGGAGGTGACCTACCCGTGGGACCTGCTCGAACTCGCCGGTCGGCTGCTCGAACGCGGGCTGGTCGACGAGCCCGAACGCGGGGACGGGGCGTACCTGGCCGAGAGCGCGCGCGTCCACCCCGACGCGACGCTGTTCGCCCCGGTCGTCGTCGGCCCCGACGCGGTCGTCGAACCCGGCGCGGTCGTCGGCCCCGACGTGGCGCTCGGCCGGAACGCGACCGTCGAGGCGGGCGCGACCGTCCGGCGGAGCGTCGTCGACGACGACACGCGCGTCGGCGCGAACGCGACGCTGGCGGACACGGTGACTGGCCAGGGCGCGGTCGTCGGCGCCGGCGCGACGGTGCCGGCCGGCCCGAGCGACGTCCGCGTCGGCACGCGGATCCACGAGGATCGGCGGCTCGGCTGCGTGCTCGCCGACCGGGCGCATCTGGGCGGGGGCGCGACCGTCGTCCCGGGCTCGCTCGTCGGCCCCGGCGCGCGCGTCGGGCCGGGCGCAGTCGTCGACGGTAACGTCGCGGCGGACGCGGAGGTGACCCGCTGA
- the glmS gene encoding glutamine--fructose-6-phosphate transaminase (isomerizing): MCGIIGVVGRGDETLDVVLDGLSTLEYRGYDSAGVALSTPGLDVQKRAGELENLRDAIDAGETAPAGSVGIGHTRWSTHGPPTDANAHPHVDESGGVAVVHNGIIENYQALRDELASEGVTFDSDTDTEVVPHLVSRALGDGLDPEAAVRNALDRIEGSYAIAVVLADEERVFAARNDSPLVLGVGEDATYLGSDVPAFLEHTRDVVYLDDGEFAVLDPDGWRVTDADGTPVEKSVTTVDWSAEQTGKSGYDHFMLKEINEQPTALRQGLSGRLDELAGRVTVDQLDGLSTPGRIQFVACGTSYHAALFGVEALRSAGIPAQAFLASEYATGPAPVTDDTLVVGVTQSGETADTLSALREADARGAETLALTNVVDSTAARECDHVLYIRSGPEIGVAATKTFSSQLVALSLFTAELAERDGADSRELVAALRDLPNHLQHVLDESNAEAVVDEYLGSESYFFIGRGSAYPVALEGALKFKEITYEHAEGFAAGELKHGTLALVTDETPVFAVVTGDDERARKTIGNVKEVEARDAPVVAVTDGASDVERYADAVLSVPETHPRTAPVLANAQLQLVAYHMANRLGRSIDRPRNLAKSVTVE, translated from the coding sequence ATGTGTGGCATCATCGGCGTCGTCGGCCGGGGCGACGAGACGCTCGACGTCGTGCTCGACGGGCTCTCGACGCTGGAGTACCGCGGCTACGACTCGGCCGGTGTCGCGCTCTCGACGCCGGGACTCGACGTGCAAAAGCGCGCGGGCGAACTGGAGAACCTCCGGGACGCCATCGACGCCGGGGAGACGGCCCCCGCGGGCTCGGTCGGCATCGGCCACACCCGCTGGAGCACCCACGGCCCGCCGACGGACGCGAACGCCCACCCGCACGTCGACGAGTCGGGCGGGGTCGCCGTCGTCCACAACGGCATCATCGAGAACTACCAGGCGCTCCGTGACGAACTGGCGTCCGAGGGCGTGACGTTCGACAGCGACACCGACACCGAGGTCGTCCCCCACCTCGTCTCCCGCGCGCTCGGGGACGGCCTCGACCCCGAGGCCGCGGTCAGGAACGCGCTCGACCGCATCGAGGGGAGCTACGCCATCGCGGTCGTGCTCGCCGACGAGGAGCGCGTGTTCGCCGCGCGGAACGACTCGCCGCTCGTGCTCGGCGTGGGAGAGGACGCCACGTACCTCGGCAGCGACGTGCCGGCGTTCCTCGAACACACGCGCGACGTCGTCTACCTCGACGACGGCGAGTTCGCGGTGCTCGACCCTGACGGCTGGCGCGTGACCGACGCGGACGGGACCCCCGTCGAGAAGTCCGTGACGACCGTCGACTGGAGCGCCGAACAGACCGGCAAGAGCGGCTACGACCACTTCATGCTGAAGGAGATCAACGAGCAGCCGACCGCGCTCCGGCAGGGGCTCAGCGGCCGGCTGGACGAGCTCGCGGGCCGGGTCACCGTCGACCAGCTCGACGGGCTGTCGACGCCCGGCCGGATCCAGTTCGTCGCCTGTGGCACCTCCTACCACGCGGCGCTGTTCGGCGTCGAGGCGCTCCGCTCGGCGGGCATCCCGGCCCAGGCGTTCCTCGCCAGCGAGTACGCGACCGGGCCGGCGCCCGTGACCGACGACACGCTCGTCGTCGGCGTCACCCAGAGCGGCGAGACCGCCGACACGCTCTCGGCGCTCCGGGAGGCCGACGCGCGGGGCGCGGAGACGCTGGCGCTCACGAACGTCGTCGACTCGACGGCCGCCCGGGAGTGTGACCACGTCCTCTACATCCGCTCGGGGCCCGAGATCGGCGTCGCGGCGACGAAGACGTTCTCCTCACAGCTCGTCGCGCTCTCGCTGTTCACGGCCGAACTCGCCGAGCGCGACGGCGCGGACTCCCGGGAGCTGGTGGCGGCGCTGCGTGACCTCCCGAACCACCTCCAGCACGTCCTCGACGAGTCGAACGCCGAGGCCGTCGTGGACGAGTACCTCGGCTCGGAGTCGTACTTCTTCATCGGGCGCGGGTCGGCCTACCCCGTCGCGCTGGAGGGTGCGCTGAAGTTCAAGGAGATCACCTACGAGCACGCCGAGGGGTTCGCGGCGGGCGAGCTGAAACACGGGACGCTCGCGCTCGTGACCGACGAGACGCCCGTGTTCGCCGTGGTGACGGGCGACGACGAGCGGGCGAGAAAGACCATCGGGAACGTGAAGGAGGTCGAGGCGCGCGACGCGCCGGTCGTCGCGGTCACGGACGGGGCCTCGGACGTCGAGCGCTACGCAGACGCCGTGCTGTCGGTGCCGGAGACGCACCCGCGGACCGCGCCGGTGCTGGCGAACGCACAGCTCCAGCTCGTCGCCTACCACATGGCGAACCGCCTCGGCCGCAGCATCGACCGGCCGCGCAACCTCGCCAAGAGCGTCACGGTCGAATGA
- a CDS encoding VanZ family protein, which produces MRRLPFPLVPRALRWLGVLAVLGVIGHFSLGAVPPAPPEPTPFWDKRLHFAAYAGLGLSLAYATVGADDASRRVAVVLGGALAFGALVELLQGTLPNRYFGWGDLLANCLGAALSSLWFAVEPRLAYVRLPRRGRS; this is translated from the coding sequence ATGCGACGGCTCCCGTTCCCGCTCGTCCCGCGAGCGCTCCGCTGGCTCGGCGTCCTCGCGGTCCTCGGCGTCATCGGCCACTTCTCGCTCGGGGCCGTGCCGCCCGCGCCCCCGGAGCCGACGCCGTTCTGGGACAAGCGGCTCCACTTTGCCGCCTACGCCGGGCTGGGGCTCTCGCTCGCGTACGCGACGGTCGGTGCCGACGACGCGTCCCGGCGCGTCGCCGTCGTCCTCGGGGGCGCGCTCGCGTTCGGCGCGCTCGTCGAACTGCTCCAGGGGACGCTGCCGAACCGCTACTTCGGGTGGGGCGACCTGCTGGCGAACTGTCTGGGCGCGGCGCTCTCGAGCCTCTGGTTCGCGGTCGAACCGCGACTGGCGTACGTGCGGCTCCCCAGGCGAGGTCGGTCCTAG
- the glmU gene encoding bifunctional sugar-1-phosphate nucleotidylyltransferase/acetyltransferase produces MQTVLLAAGEGTRMRPLTASRPKPMLPVADRPLVAHAAAAAVSAGASRLVLVVGYESAPVREFFGDEFAGVPVEYAEQTDQRGTADAVRAAAPRLDPGPFAVLNGDALYDEASLETLYEFAPTVGSYRVDSPENYGVLHTESRDGERFATGVTEKPADPPSNLVNTGAYAFPAEAQDWLDVGESERGELELTDVLTRACERADVRVVPFERWLDVGRPWELLEANEWKLGELERDVAGDVHGSADLRGRVVVEEGAEVDAGVVIEGPALVRSGASVGPNAYVRGSTLVGPDAKVGHAVEVKNSVFMRGATAGHLSYVGDSVLGRDVNFGAGTTVANLRHDDEPVRMRVKGESTSTGRRKFGVVCGDAVKTGIDTKLNAGVVLSGGARTKPGESVLRDR; encoded by the coding sequence ATGCAGACTGTCCTCCTGGCGGCCGGCGAAGGGACGCGAATGCGGCCGCTGACCGCGAGCCGCCCCAAGCCGATGCTCCCCGTCGCCGACCGTCCGCTCGTCGCCCACGCCGCGGCGGCCGCGGTTTCCGCCGGCGCGTCGCGGCTCGTGCTCGTCGTCGGCTACGAGTCGGCGCCGGTCCGCGAGTTCTTCGGCGACGAGTTCGCCGGGGTGCCCGTCGAGTACGCCGAGCAGACCGACCAGCGCGGCACCGCCGACGCCGTCAGGGCCGCTGCACCACGCCTCGATCCCGGGCCGTTCGCCGTCCTGAACGGCGACGCGCTGTACGACGAGGCGTCCCTCGAGACGCTGTACGAGTTCGCCCCGACGGTCGGCTCCTACCGCGTCGATTCCCCCGAGAACTACGGCGTCCTCCACACCGAATCGCGCGACGGGGAGCGCTTCGCGACCGGCGTCACCGAGAAGCCGGCGGACCCGCCCTCGAACCTCGTCAACACCGGCGCGTACGCCTTCCCGGCCGAGGCCCAGGATTGGCTCGACGTCGGGGAGAGCGAGCGGGGCGAACTGGAGCTCACGGACGTGCTCACGCGGGCCTGCGAGCGAGCCGACGTGCGGGTCGTCCCGTTCGAGCGCTGGCTGGACGTGGGCCGACCGTGGGAACTGCTCGAGGCGAACGAGTGGAAGCTCGGCGAACTCGAACGGGACGTCGCCGGCGACGTCCACGGGTCGGCCGACCTCCGCGGGCGCGTCGTCGTCGAGGAGGGCGCGGAGGTGGACGCCGGCGTCGTCATCGAGGGGCCGGCGCTGGTGCGGTCGGGCGCGAGCGTCGGGCCGAACGCGTACGTCCGCGGCTCGACGCTCGTCGGACCGGACGCGAAGGTCGGCCACGCCGTCGAGGTGAAAAACAGCGTGTTCATGCGCGGCGCGACGGCCGGACACCTCTCGTACGTCGGCGACAGCGTGCTCGGACGGGACGTGAACTTCGGCGCGGGGACGACGGTTGCGAACCTCCGGCACGACGACGAGCCGGTCCGCATGCGGGTGAAAGGGGAGTCGACCTCCACGGGTCGCCGGAAGTTCGGGGTCGTCTGCGGGGACGCGGTGAAGACCGGCATCGACACGAAGCTCAACGCCGGCGTCGTGTTGAGCGGCGGCGCGCGGACGAAGCCCGGCGAGTCGGTGCTGCGGGACCGGTAG